Proteins found in one Fusarium oxysporum Fo47 chromosome V, complete sequence genomic segment:
- a CDS encoding mRNA splicing protein PRP18: protein MDFAALMNKELSKSKKSSGSEEKKYLKRSEIEAQRKEAYLAEQKALEAEREAKAAAKRKREEDAAAENAAREEKRRKLAEDMRKRREEQEAEEERARRKRLGLPELVKEKSEDAEDGVHASEDIPEEELVEKLRGLGEPAVLFGENHSAKLRRYRKLTTVMTKGPIPTTLELVDEKDMKVTTELPKDKDGRKWLFRQLASYFTMVLTEYERAMEAEKRDTSASKTAYNAMVQTRENMKPLFRKFEQGELDDDILKPVTEIVQALQERRYVDANDGYLRLSIGKAAWPIGVTMVGIHERSAREKLHDGEKGHVMGDEVTRKYLQSIKRCLTFAQVRWPPTDLRQLMG from the exons ATGGATTTCGCGGCGCTTATGAACAAAGAGCTCtcaaagagcaagaagagctCCGGCAGCGAGGAAAAGAAATACTTGAAACGCTCAGAAATCGAAGCgcaaagaaaagaagcatACCTTGCTGAACAAAAAGCCCTCGAGGCCGAGCGCGAAGCCAAAGCAGCCGCCAAGCGCAAACGAGAGGAAGATGCCGCCGCCGAGAACGCTGCCCGCGAGGAGAAGCGTCGCAAACTCGCCGAGGATATGCGCAAAAGGCGcgaagagcaagaagctgaagaggaaCGCGCCCGAAGGAAGCGACTTGGTTTGCCAGAGCTggtcaaggagaagagcgAAGACGCTGAGGATGGTGTCCATGCTAGCGAGGATATAccggaggaggagctcgtTGAAAAGTTGAGGGGGCTGGGTGAACCGGCTGTTTTGTTCGGAGAGAATCACTCTGCGAAATTGAGGCGATATCGCAAGTTGACGACAGTCATGACCAAGGGCCCTATACCGACAACGTTAGAACTCgtggatgagaaggatatgAAGGTGACCACTGAGCTACCGAAAGACAAGGATGGCAGGAAGTGGCTATTTCGACAACTCGCAAGCTATTTTACGATGGTTCTTACAGAGTACGAGCGAGCTAtggaggctgagaagcgGGATACGAGTGCCAGCAAAACAGCATATAATGCTATGGTACAGACTCGAGAGAACATGAAACCA CTATTCCGCAAGTTTGAGCAAGGCGAACTCGACGACGACATTCTTAAGCCTGTTACGGAAATCGTTCAAGCTCTCCAGGAGCGTCGTTACGTGGACGCCAATGACGGATATCTACGACTGAGTATCGGCAAGGCAGCGTGGCCCATCGGTGTTACCATGGTAGGCATCCACGAGCGTAGCGCTCGCGAGAAGCTACACGATGGAGAGAAGGGCCATGTAATGGGAGATGAGGTTACGCGCAAATATCTTCAGAGCATCAAACGCTGCCTGACTTTTGCGCAAGTTCGATGGCCGCCCACAGACTTGCGACAGTTGATGGGCTGA
- a CDS encoding Sin3 associated polypeptide p18-domain-containing protein, whose translation MSSSPEKSLREDTTPFLLHLFYRTGSLHRPDEFESHSMPPHIPVYTWSDCTLNELALELAGAKKSALPSPSVGCRLVFQSVFPDLRNTAAVTNALPKYGVKDLGSVVLGGGSGADTYGDISMDGTTRGSDDKTKTLSDCRFVVGDYITCAILPPLSDGSVAPASSVRREQASGPHEARGTHRGGRDNGSGRRNSRGGRAGWRDDVGGDFPMGDWRRGERLPETSSGRSRGRGRW comes from the exons ATGTCTTCCTCTCCAGAAAAGTCACTGCGCGAAGATACAACACCTTTCTTGCTACATCTCTTCTATCGTACAGGATCTCTTCACAG GCCAGATGAATTTGAGTCGCATAGTATGCCACCACATATACCTGTGTACACATGGTCAGACTGTACTCTGAATGAGTTGGCTCTGGAACTTGCAGGCGCCAAAAAGTCAGCATTGCCTTCACCTTCTGTGGGATGTCGTCTCGTATTCCAGTCGGTGTTTCCAGACCTTCGAAACACCGCCGCAGTCACAAATGCTCTCCCCAAATACGGGGTTAAGGACCTCGGCAGCGTTGTGTTGGGTGGTGGTTCCGGAGCAGACACATATGGTGACATTTCCATGGATGGCACAACAAGAGGCAGTGACGACAAAACCAAGACACTGAGCGATTGTCGATTTGTAGTTGGCGACTATATCACTTGCGCAATATTGCCACCACTCTCGGATGGCTCAGTGGCGCCCGCTTCAAGCGTGCGAAGGGAGCAGGCTTCAGGTCCACATGAAGCCCGAGGGACTCACCGAGGAGGTCGAGATAACGGTTCTGGGCGTAGGAACTCGAGAGGAGGACGAGCTGGCTGGAGGGATGATGTCGGGGGAGATTTTCCTATGGGCGATTGGAGAAGAGGCGAAAGATTACCGGAAACCTCTAGTGGGCGATCGAGAGGCAGAGGGAGGTGGTAA